Proteins encoded in a region of the Streptomyces sp. NBC_01298 genome:
- a CDS encoding LysR family transcriptional regulator: MQLELRHLQAVCQIAETGSLGGAARILGVSQPALSAQLRRIERVTGGELFVRGRLGVEPTPLGQFVLAKARRVLSEMDALGAETRARTADAPLRLGCILLVLIDGLIARQDLVLSGREITVDLEDSVTALVRMLGAGRYDVIVYGEVNDHEVPLPAGVTARTLVPKEPFCIRMSARHPLARLEALDLADLADEQWMTLVEDDDGGPEALVEACAKAGFVPALRYRITDRMMQYDLISAGRAVSLSQPTAPAVAGTVMRPLIGAPITGRIRLAWNRSAVSARQAELFYRSAAYAYLANVDNNPFHRAWWDEHPEAHPVLD; this comes from the coding sequence ATGCAGCTGGAGTTGAGACATCTGCAAGCCGTCTGCCAGATAGCGGAGACGGGAAGCCTGGGGGGTGCGGCGCGGATACTCGGGGTCTCCCAGCCGGCGCTCTCCGCCCAGCTGCGCCGGATCGAGCGGGTCACCGGCGGTGAACTCTTCGTCCGGGGCCGCCTCGGGGTCGAACCCACCCCGCTCGGCCAGTTCGTCCTGGCCAAGGCGCGCCGGGTGCTCAGCGAGATGGACGCCCTCGGCGCGGAGACCCGGGCCCGGACGGCCGACGCACCGCTGCGCCTGGGCTGCATCCTGCTGGTGCTGATCGACGGGCTGATCGCCCGGCAGGACCTGGTCCTGTCGGGCCGGGAGATCACCGTGGACCTGGAGGACTCGGTGACCGCCCTGGTGCGGATGCTCGGGGCGGGCCGCTACGACGTCATCGTGTACGGAGAGGTGAACGACCACGAGGTGCCGCTGCCCGCGGGGGTGACGGCCCGCACCCTGGTCCCCAAGGAGCCCTTCTGCATCCGGATGTCGGCCCGCCACCCGCTGGCCCGGCTGGAGGCCCTGGATCTCGCGGACCTCGCCGACGAGCAGTGGATGACCCTGGTGGAGGACGACGACGGCGGACCCGAGGCGCTGGTCGAGGCCTGCGCCAAGGCCGGCTTCGTCCCCGCGCTGCGCTACCGGATCACCGACCGCATGATGCAGTACGACCTGATCTCCGCGGGCCGCGCCGTCTCCCTCAGCCAGCCCACCGCGCCCGCCGTGGCCGGCACCGTGATGCGGCCGCTGATCGGGGCGCCGATCACGGGGCGCATCCGGCTCGCCTGGAACCGCTCGGCGGTCTCGGCCCGCCAGGCGGAACTCTTCTACCGTTCCGCCGCCTACGCGTACCTCGCCAATGTGGACAACAACCCCTTCCACCGGGCGTGGTGGGACGAGCATCCGGAAGCCCATCCGGTCCTCGACTGA
- a CDS encoding sulfatase family protein, which translates to MSKRVRTQVSRRGFLAGTAAAAAAATVPAIGQAAAAPGAAAAGRPNILLIVTDDQPKQTDWALQKTIGWLAGQGVKFNHGHVTTPLCAPSRSSVFSGRFAHNHGVRNNASSAALDQNTTVQRYLKQAGYRTGLFGKYLNSWNIADAPPHFEDFALLQPSYVDGKWNVNGTVQTINGYTTNVIKNRTLGFLDKATTDTRPWFAYVTPYASHGPRTPEAKYAGVPVPEWNGRPSVTEADRSDKPPYIQDATGTLEDGKRVRAEQLRVLLSVDDAVQAFKDKLEAIGQLDNTLVIYIGDNGFGWADHGWTAKSVPYSPAHEVPFYLSWPAGGLGAGTVDNRIVANIDIAPTILDAAGITPNTPQDGRSLLSSYSRDHLLVEWWKQGTAPDHRTWSSYVAKDKQYVEYYKLYTDANGTVSGTGEVTFREYYDLAADPHQLVNKLYQATPTQERNLGIPALAAQLAADRVG; encoded by the coding sequence ATGAGCAAGAGAGTCCGTACGCAGGTCAGCCGGAGAGGCTTCCTCGCCGGCACCGCCGCGGCCGCGGCCGCGGCCACCGTTCCCGCGATCGGCCAGGCCGCCGCGGCCCCCGGGGCAGCGGCCGCGGGCCGGCCGAACATCCTGCTGATCGTCACCGATGACCAGCCCAAACAGACCGACTGGGCCCTCCAGAAGACCATCGGCTGGCTCGCCGGACAGGGCGTGAAGTTCAACCACGGACACGTCACCACCCCCCTGTGCGCACCCTCTCGCTCCTCGGTGTTCTCCGGCCGCTTCGCCCATAACCACGGAGTCCGCAACAACGCCTCCTCGGCGGCCCTGGACCAGAACACCACCGTCCAGCGCTATCTGAAGCAGGCCGGATATCGCACGGGTCTCTTCGGCAAATACCTCAATTCCTGGAACATCGCGGACGCGCCCCCGCATTTCGAGGATTTCGCCCTCCTCCAGCCCTCGTACGTGGACGGCAAGTGGAACGTCAACGGGACGGTCCAGACGATCAACGGCTACACCACGAACGTCATCAAGAACCGGACACTGGGCTTCCTGGACAAGGCGACCACCGACACCCGGCCCTGGTTCGCCTACGTCACCCCGTACGCCTCGCACGGACCCCGTACGCCCGAGGCCAAGTACGCGGGCGTGCCCGTTCCCGAGTGGAACGGACGCCCCTCCGTCACCGAGGCCGACCGCAGCGACAAGCCGCCCTACATCCAGGACGCCACCGGCACCCTGGAGGACGGCAAGCGCGTCCGCGCGGAGCAGCTGCGCGTCCTCCTTTCGGTCGACGACGCCGTCCAGGCCTTCAAGGACAAGCTGGAGGCGATCGGCCAGCTGGACAACACCCTCGTCATCTACATCGGCGACAACGGCTTCGGCTGGGCCGACCACGGCTGGACCGCCAAGTCGGTGCCCTACAGCCCCGCCCACGAGGTGCCGTTCTACCTCTCCTGGCCCGCCGGAGGCCTCGGGGCCGGCACGGTGGACAACCGCATCGTCGCCAACATCGACATTGCGCCCACCATCCTCGACGCCGCGGGGATCACCCCGAACACCCCGCAGGACGGCCGCTCGCTGCTGAGCTCGTACAGCCGCGACCACCTGCTCGTCGAATGGTGGAAGCAGGGCACCGCCCCCGACCACCGCACCTGGTCCTCCTACGTGGCCAAGGACAAGCAGTACGTGGAGTACTACAAGCTGTACACCGACGCCAACGGCACGGTGTCCGGCACCGGAGAGGTCACCTTCCGGGAGTACTACGACCTCGCCGCCGACCCGCACCAGCTGGTCAACAAGCTGTACCAGGCCACCCCGACGCAGGAACGGAACCTGGGCATCCCCGCCCTGGCCGCCCAGCTCGCCGCCGACCGGGTCGGCTAG
- a CDS encoding formylglycine-generating enzyme family protein — MSSSCCTPGHDAPAGALTPLAVPAAPAPRPVRGLLDLPGGRFLMGTEDADGFPADGEGPVREVAVDPFRIAPTTVTNAQYATFVKATGHVTEAEEFGFSFVFAGLLVGELAATAPAVEGVPWWRAVSGADWKHPEGPGTSIASRQNHPVVHVSWNDASAYCAWSGTRLPTEAEWEYAARGGLERRRYPWGDELAPGGRTMLNIWQGEFPDGPTGPQLGTVPVKSYRPNGHGLYNTVGNVWEWSADPFAPGHPSRAMRGGSFLCHDSYCNRYRVAARSSNTPDSSTSNIGFRVAA, encoded by the coding sequence ATGTCCTCCTCCTGCTGCACTCCGGGCCACGACGCCCCGGCCGGCGCCCTGACCCCGCTCGCCGTGCCCGCCGCGCCCGCGCCCCGGCCCGTACGCGGTCTGCTCGACCTGCCCGGGGGCCGGTTCCTCATGGGTACCGAGGACGCGGACGGGTTTCCGGCGGACGGGGAGGGCCCGGTCAGGGAGGTTGCCGTGGATCCCTTCCGGATCGCGCCGACCACGGTGACCAACGCCCAGTACGCCACCTTCGTCAAGGCCACCGGACACGTCACGGAGGCGGAGGAGTTCGGGTTCTCCTTCGTCTTCGCGGGGCTGCTCGTCGGCGAACTCGCCGCCACCGCGCCCGCCGTGGAGGGGGTCCCGTGGTGGCGGGCGGTGTCCGGAGCCGACTGGAAGCATCCCGAAGGGCCCGGGACCTCCATCGCCTCCCGGCAGAACCACCCCGTCGTCCACGTCTCCTGGAACGACGCGAGCGCCTACTGCGCCTGGTCGGGCACCAGGCTGCCCACCGAGGCGGAGTGGGAGTACGCGGCCCGCGGCGGCCTGGAGCGGCGCCGCTACCCCTGGGGGGACGAACTCGCCCCGGGCGGGCGGACGATGCTGAACATCTGGCAGGGCGAGTTCCCCGACGGCCCCACCGGACCGCAGCTGGGCACCGTGCCCGTGAAGTCGTACCGGCCCAACGGTCACGGTCTCTACAACACGGTGGGCAACGTGTGGGAGTGGAGCGCGGACCCCTTCGCCCCGGGGCACCCGTCGCGGGCGATGCGCGGCGGATCCTTCCTCTGCCACGACTCGTACTGCAACCGCTACCGGGTCGCGGCCCGCAGCTCCAACACCCCGGACAGCTCCACCTCCAACATCGGCTTCCGTGTAGCCGCCTGA
- a CDS encoding TetR/AcrR family transcriptional regulator: MARMALTDRRTQLTEAAIRAMTRDGVSRTTTRSIAAEAGVSLSVFHYCFDSKQALLESVIETITAHYVTLVKAAIVPRPTLRETIRAGFQAYWDHVAASPGAHMLTYELTQYALRRPEFGHLARKQYESYCDTYTELLEELRRITPFELSVPVSVLARYLAAMTDGVTLSFLVLGDDEAAAEILDMVTDHVAGLVVPA, encoded by the coding sequence ATGGCCCGGATGGCGTTGACCGACCGTCGTACGCAGCTGACGGAGGCAGCGATCCGCGCGATGACCCGCGACGGGGTGTCCAGGACCACGACCCGCTCCATCGCCGCCGAGGCGGGCGTCTCCCTGAGCGTCTTCCACTACTGCTTCGACTCCAAGCAGGCACTGCTGGAGTCGGTCATCGAGACCATCACCGCGCACTACGTCACCCTCGTGAAGGCCGCGATCGTGCCGAGGCCGACGCTGCGCGAGACCATCCGGGCCGGTTTCCAGGCCTACTGGGACCACGTGGCGGCCAGCCCCGGCGCCCACATGCTCACCTACGAGCTCACCCAGTACGCGCTGCGCCGGCCGGAGTTCGGGCACCTGGCGCGCAAGCAGTACGAGTCCTACTGCGACACGTACACCGAGCTGCTCGAAGAGCTGCGCCGGATCACCCCGTTCGAGCTGAGCGTGCCGGTGTCCGTGCTGGCCCGCTATCTGGCGGCCATGACGGACGGGGTCACTCTGAGCTTCCTGGTCCTCGGCGACGACGAGGCCGCTGCCGAGATCCTCGACATGGTCACCGACCACGTGGCCGGACTCGTGGTTCCCGCCTGA
- a CDS encoding galactose-binding domain-containing protein yields MTPERRARQEDRAPRRQRPEPRPRPRRRPFAVLSLLLGLLALTLGPVPGAAADNGWWNPTARPAPDSQINVTGEPFKGTDAQGNVRGFVDAHDHIMSNEGFGGRLICGKPFSDTGIADALKDCPEHYPDGSLAIFDFITKGGDGKHDPDGWPTFKDWPAHDSLTHQQNYYAWIERAWRGGQRVLVNDLVTNGVICSVYFFKDRGCDEMTAIRLEAKKTYDMQAFVDKMYGGAGKGWFRIVTDSAQAREVIKQGKLAVVLGVETSEPFGCKQILDVAQCGKADIDRGLDELYNLGVRSMFLCHKFDNALCGVRFDEGALGTAINVGQFLSTGTFWKTEACTGPQHDNPIGLAPAASAEKQLPAGVSVPSYASGAQCNTRGLTDLGDYAVRGMMKRKMMLELDHMSVKAAGQAFDIMETENYPGVISSHSWMDLGWMERLYKLGGFAAAYMGGSEGFSAEAKRTDALREKYNVGYGYGTDMNGVGGWPGPRGANTPNPVTYPFRSTDGGSVIDKQTTGQRTWDLNTDGASHYGLVPDWIEDIRLTGGQGVVDDLFKGAESYLRTWGASEQHKAGVNLAAGRPSSASTSEWWNPFVSFAPGLAFDGNRGSRWASEWNDDQWLQVDLGSQELVRRVTLDWEAAYGRSYRIEVSTDGTDWKTAWSTAEGDGGVDTARFAGVPARYVRVHGAGRGTQWGYSLHEVGVYSS; encoded by the coding sequence ATGACCCCAGAACGCCGAGCACGCCAAGAAGACAGAGCACCACGAAGGCAACGACCGGAACCGCGCCCCCGCCCGCGGCGCAGGCCGTTCGCGGTCCTGTCCCTGCTCCTCGGCCTGCTCGCCCTCACGCTGGGCCCGGTGCCCGGGGCGGCGGCCGACAACGGCTGGTGGAACCCGACCGCACGGCCCGCGCCCGACTCCCAGATCAACGTGACCGGTGAGCCCTTCAAGGGCACCGACGCCCAGGGCAACGTCCGGGGCTTCGTCGACGCGCACGACCACATCATGTCCAACGAGGGCTTCGGCGGCCGGCTGATCTGCGGGAAGCCGTTCTCCGACACCGGGATCGCCGACGCGCTCAAGGACTGTCCCGAGCACTACCCGGACGGCAGCCTGGCGATCTTCGACTTCATCACCAAGGGCGGCGACGGCAAGCACGACCCCGACGGCTGGCCCACCTTCAAGGACTGGCCCGCCCACGACTCGCTGACCCACCAGCAGAACTACTACGCCTGGATCGAGCGCGCCTGGCGCGGCGGCCAGCGCGTCCTGGTCAACGACCTCGTCACCAACGGGGTGATCTGCTCGGTCTACTTCTTCAAGGACCGCGGCTGCGACGAGATGACCGCCATCCGGCTGGAGGCGAAGAAGACCTACGACATGCAGGCCTTCGTCGACAAGATGTACGGCGGCGCCGGCAAGGGCTGGTTCCGCATCGTCACCGACTCCGCCCAGGCCCGCGAGGTGATCAAGCAGGGCAAGCTGGCCGTGGTCCTCGGTGTGGAGACCTCCGAGCCCTTCGGCTGCAAGCAGATCCTGGACGTCGCCCAGTGCGGCAAGGCGGACATCGACCGCGGCCTCGACGAGCTGTACAACCTCGGCGTGCGCAGCATGTTCCTGTGCCACAAGTTCGACAACGCCCTGTGCGGGGTCCGCTTCGACGAGGGCGCCCTGGGAACGGCCATCAACGTCGGGCAGTTCCTGTCGACCGGCACCTTCTGGAAGACGGAAGCGTGCACCGGCCCGCAGCACGACAACCCGATCGGCCTGGCCCCCGCGGCTTCGGCGGAGAAGCAGCTTCCGGCGGGCGTGAGCGTGCCCTCGTACGCCTCGGGCGCCCAGTGCAACACCCGCGGCCTCACCGACCTCGGTGACTACGCGGTGCGCGGCATGATGAAGCGCAAGATGATGCTCGAGCTCGACCACATGAGCGTCAAGGCGGCCGGCCAGGCCTTCGACATCATGGAGACCGAGAACTACCCGGGCGTGATCTCCTCGCACAGCTGGATGGACCTCGGCTGGATGGAGCGGCTCTACAAGCTCGGCGGCTTCGCCGCCGCGTACATGGGCGGCTCCGAGGGCTTCAGCGCGGAAGCCAAGCGCACGGACGCCCTGCGCGAGAAGTACAACGTCGGCTACGGCTACGGCACCGACATGAACGGCGTCGGCGGCTGGCCCGGCCCGCGCGGGGCCAACACCCCGAACCCGGTCACCTACCCCTTCCGCAGCACCGACGGCGGGTCCGTCATCGACAAGCAGACCACCGGCCAGCGCACTTGGGACCTCAACACCGACGGCGCCTCGCACTACGGCCTGGTGCCCGACTGGATCGAGGACATCCGGCTCACCGGCGGACAGGGCGTGGTGGACGACCTGTTCAAGGGCGCCGAGTCCTACCTGCGCACCTGGGGCGCGTCGGAGCAGCACAAGGCCGGCGTGAACCTCGCCGCGGGCCGGCCCTCCTCCGCCAGCACGTCCGAATGGTGGAACCCCTTCGTCAGCTTCGCGCCCGGCCTCGCCTTCGACGGCAACCGGGGCAGCCGCTGGGCGAGCGAGTGGAACGACGACCAGTGGCTGCAGGTGGACCTCGGCTCGCAGGAGCTGGTGAGGCGGGTCACCCTGGACTGGGAGGCCGCGTACGGGCGTTCGTACCGCATCGAGGTCTCCACGGACGGGACGGACTGGAAGACGGCCTGGTCCACGGCCGAGGGTGACGGCGGGGTGGACACGGCGAGGTTCGCCGGAGTTCCGGCCCGTTACGTACGCGTCCACGGAGCGGGACGCGGCACGCAATGGGGTTACTCCCTGCATGAAGTCGGCGTATACAGCAGCTGA
- a CDS encoding helix-turn-helix transcriptional regulator — protein sequence MQPQQEVSAWRPRVAGVVEVFHARFTAHAYPMHVHDAWTLLIVDDGAIRYDLDRHRRGAPGGTVSLLPPQVPHNGSAATPHGFRKRVVYLDTTLLDERLIGAAVDGPDLTDPVLRRRVGQLHRVLAAPGDEFEAESRLALIGERLRTLLRPRLELPGTPAARSGPGPGLARSLRELLDERAPDGLSLDEAAGLLRAHPAHLVRAFSGAFGIAPHQYLVSRRIALARRLLLDGRPAAEVAVAAGFYDQSHFTRHFKRVVGTTPGRYGRFSASR from the coding sequence GTGCAGCCCCAGCAGGAGGTCTCGGCCTGGCGTCCGCGGGTCGCGGGGGTCGTCGAGGTGTTCCACGCCCGCTTCACCGCCCACGCCTACCCCATGCACGTCCACGACGCGTGGACCCTGCTGATCGTCGACGACGGCGCCATCCGCTACGACCTGGACCGCCACCGCCGCGGCGCCCCGGGCGGCACCGTGAGCCTGCTCCCGCCCCAGGTTCCGCACAACGGCTCGGCCGCGACCCCGCACGGGTTCCGAAAACGCGTGGTCTACCTCGACACGACCCTGCTGGACGAGCGCCTCATCGGCGCCGCCGTGGACGGCCCCGACCTCACCGACCCCGTACTGCGCCGCCGCGTCGGGCAGCTCCACCGGGTCCTTGCGGCCCCCGGTGACGAGTTCGAGGCGGAGAGCCGGCTGGCCCTGATCGGCGAGCGGCTGCGCACGCTGCTCCGGCCCCGCCTCGAACTCCCGGGCACCCCGGCCGCACGGTCCGGCCCCGGCCCCGGTCTCGCGCGGAGCCTGCGCGAGCTGCTGGACGAGCGGGCGCCCGACGGCCTGTCCCTGGACGAGGCGGCCGGCCTGCTCCGGGCCCACCCCGCCCATCTGGTGCGCGCGTTCAGCGGGGCCTTCGGCATCGCCCCGCACCAGTACCTCGTCTCGCGCCGGATCGCCCTGGCCCGCCGGCTGCTCCTGGACGGCCGCCCGGCCGCCGAGGTCGCGGTCGCGGCGGGCTTCTACGACCAGTCGCACTTCACCCGGCACTTCAAGCGCGTCGTCGGCACCACCCCCGGGCGCTACGGCCGGTTCTCCGCATCCCGCTGA
- a CDS encoding DUF2000 domain-containing protein, translating to MSDEKKIEKQDGRGERPGADGPVRFDTKIAVLLREDLETWQRLNVTAFLVSGLGTALPEVVGEPYEDADGTSYLPMFRQPVLVFEGGKETVTAAHARAVGRGLATAVFTSDLFGTGHDRANRAAVAAVGKDHLDLVGIAVHGARNAVDKVLKGARMHR from the coding sequence ATGAGCGACGAGAAGAAGATCGAGAAGCAGGACGGACGGGGCGAGCGGCCCGGCGCGGACGGGCCCGTGCGGTTCGACACCAAGATCGCGGTGCTGCTGCGCGAGGACCTGGAGACCTGGCAGCGGCTGAACGTCACCGCGTTCCTCGTCAGCGGGCTCGGTACGGCGCTCCCCGAGGTGGTCGGCGAGCCGTACGAGGACGCCGACGGGACCTCCTACCTGCCGATGTTCCGCCAGCCCGTACTGGTCTTCGAGGGCGGGAAGGAGACGGTGACGGCGGCGCACGCGCGGGCGGTGGGACGCGGCCTGGCGACGGCGGTGTTCACCTCGGACCTGTTCGGCACGGGCCACGACCGGGCCAACCGGGCGGCCGTGGCGGCGGTGGGGAAGGATCACCTGGACTTGGTCGGGATCGCCGTCCACGGGGCGCGCAACGCGGTGGACAAGGTGCTCAAGGGGGCCCGCATGCACCGGTGA
- the pstC gene encoding phosphate ABC transporter permease subunit PstC, producing MTTTTVIPPAVPEDERITPRALSGSGDPADRIFRGSARTAGAAVLLVMTLVGVFLGVRAVSALDDAGWSFLTTSAWEPDSHNFGVAAVLVGTLLIGGVAISFALPLAMGTALYITEYAPRRVKQTLISLVDLMAAVPSVVYGLWGLFLFQPHVVGLSRWLTTYLGWFPPFAVDGDDPSDPLSPNTFYTSSTFIAGMVVALMVTPIACSVMREAFAQAPPGEREGAFALGATPWGVIRSVVLPFGRGGIIGGTMLGLGRALGETIAVYLIISPVFVIQPHVLQNGAISVSALIALRYGSASPLGISALMAAGLTLFLMTLVVNFIASSVVARSRSGAGADA from the coding sequence ATGACCACGACCACGGTGATCCCCCCGGCCGTCCCCGAGGACGAGCGCATCACCCCGCGCGCCCTGTCCGGAAGCGGCGATCCGGCCGACCGGATCTTCCGCGGCTCGGCCCGCACGGCCGGCGCCGCCGTCCTGCTCGTCATGACCCTGGTCGGCGTCTTCCTCGGGGTCCGCGCCGTGAGCGCCCTGGACGACGCCGGCTGGTCCTTCCTCACGACCTCCGCCTGGGAACCCGACTCCCACAACTTCGGTGTGGCGGCGGTGCTGGTCGGCACCCTGCTGATCGGCGGCGTCGCGATCTCCTTCGCGCTGCCGCTGGCGATGGGCACCGCGCTCTACATCACCGAGTACGCGCCGCGCCGCGTCAAGCAGACCCTGATCAGCCTCGTCGACCTGATGGCCGCGGTGCCCAGCGTGGTCTACGGCCTGTGGGGCCTGTTCCTCTTCCAGCCGCACGTGGTCGGGCTGTCCCGCTGGCTGACCACGTACCTGGGCTGGTTCCCGCCCTTCGCGGTCGACGGGGACGACCCGAGCGATCCGCTCAGCCCGAACACCTTCTACACCTCCTCCACCTTCATCGCGGGCATGGTCGTCGCGCTGATGGTGACGCCGATCGCCTGTTCGGTGATGCGCGAGGCCTTCGCCCAGGCGCCGCCCGGCGAGCGCGAGGGCGCCTTCGCGCTCGGCGCCACCCCGTGGGGCGTCATCCGCTCCGTCGTCCTGCCCTTCGGCAGGGGCGGGATCATCGGCGGCACCATGCTCGGGCTCGGCCGGGCACTGGGCGAGACCATCGCCGTCTACCTGATCATCTCCCCGGTCTTCGTGATCCAGCCGCACGTCCTCCAGAACGGCGCCATCTCCGTGTCCGCCCTGATCGCCCTGCGCTACGGCTCGGCCAGCCCCCTCGGGATATCCGCCCTCATGGCGGCCGGCCTCACCCTCTTCCTGATGACCCTGGTGGTCAACTTCATCGCCTCCTCGGTCGTGGCCCGCAGCCGCTCCGGAGCGGGGGCCGACGCATGA
- the pstA gene encoding phosphate ABC transporter permease PstA: MTALTHKPHLPGAADAAAGPGAANGPGAPDAPAATVRPPVVRDGAGVPPEHRRNTATLHLRDVLAMAGAAAAALAVTALLFGRLLPFNAPLGFVVVLYLAFMALYAVLVSLDESAATVRARLAQVLVHSIAALLMTALVFVVGYVLMRGWSALAHLNFFTEDMAATGPLEPLTQGGALHAIVGTLEQIGIALAVSVPLGLACAVFLNEVPGRYARFVRTIVEAMTALPSIVAGLFVYATWILLLHFDKSGFAAALALSVMMLPIVIRASDVVIRLVPGSLKEASYALGAGQWRTVWTVVLPTSRSGLTTAVILGTARGIGETSPVLLTSGIANGLNANPFEGPQLSLPLAVFSLVQSPEKSMIARGFGCAALLMGLVLLLFVLARVIGGKAPGQLGRGAQHRRVLASARDLERMRARAAERDLALAEEEAGGPEPQGWPAVPPPRA, from the coding sequence ATGACCGCCCTCACGCACAAGCCGCACCTCCCGGGCGCCGCCGACGCCGCGGCCGGTCCCGGTGCCGCGAACGGTCCCGGCGCCCCGGACGCCCCCGCCGCCACCGTCCGCCCGCCCGTGGTGCGGGACGGTGCCGGGGTCCCGCCCGAACACCGGCGCAACACCGCGACATTGCACCTGCGCGACGTCCTCGCCATGGCGGGCGCGGCCGCCGCCGCGCTCGCCGTGACCGCCCTGCTGTTCGGCCGGCTCCTGCCCTTCAACGCGCCCCTCGGCTTCGTGGTCGTCCTCTACCTGGCCTTCATGGCCCTCTACGCCGTCCTGGTGTCCCTCGACGAATCCGCCGCCACCGTGCGGGCCCGCCTCGCGCAGGTCCTCGTGCACAGCATCGCGGCCCTGCTGATGACGGCCCTGGTGTTCGTCGTCGGCTACGTGCTGATGCGCGGCTGGTCCGCCCTGGCCCACCTCAACTTCTTCACCGAGGACATGGCCGCCACCGGCCCGCTGGAGCCGCTGACCCAGGGCGGGGCGCTGCACGCGATCGTCGGCACCCTGGAGCAGATCGGCATCGCGCTGGCCGTGTCCGTACCGCTGGGGCTGGCCTGCGCGGTGTTCCTCAACGAAGTGCCGGGCCGCTACGCCCGGTTCGTCCGCACCATCGTCGAAGCGATGACCGCGCTGCCCTCCATCGTGGCCGGCCTGTTCGTCTACGCGACCTGGATCCTGCTGCTCCACTTCGACAAGTCCGGATTCGCCGCCGCCCTCGCGCTGTCCGTGATGATGCTGCCGATCGTCATCAGGGCCTCCGACGTGGTGATCCGGCTCGTGCCGGGCTCGCTGAAGGAGGCCTCCTACGCGCTGGGGGCCGGTCAGTGGCGCACCGTGTGGACGGTGGTCCTGCCCACGTCCCGGTCCGGACTGACCACCGCCGTCATCCTGGGCACCGCCCGTGGCATCGGGGAGACCTCCCCGGTGCTGCTCACCTCGGGCATTGCCAACGGGCTCAACGCCAATCCCTTCGAGGGGCCGCAACTCTCGCTGCCGCTCGCGGTCTTCAGCCTGGTCCAGTCCCCGGAGAAGTCCATGATCGCCCGCGGGTTCGGCTGCGCCGCCCTGCTGATGGGGCTGGTGCTGCTGCTCTTCGTGCTCGCCCGCGTCATCGGCGGCAAGGCCCCGGGGCAGCTCGGCCGCGGGGCCCAGCACCGCCGGGTCCTCGCCTCCGCCCGTGACCTGGAGCGGATGCGGGCCCGGGCCGCCGAGCGGGACCTCGCCCTGGCCGAAGAGGAGGCCGGGGGGCCGGAGCCACAGGGGTGGCCGGCCGTACCTCCGCCCCGGGCGTAG